From the Daucus carota subsp. sativus chromosome 8, DH1 v3.0, whole genome shotgun sequence genome, one window contains:
- the LOC108199292 gene encoding endoglucanase 8 translates to MAPNSRLFLAVFVTFSLFFSPAFSAHDYANALKKSILFFEGQRSGKLPPDQRLRWRRDSALHDGSTAGVDLTGGYYDAGDNVKFGFPMAFTTTMLAWSVIDMKRNLGSEYGNALKAVKWGTDYLLKATAKPNTVYVQVGDAFSDHNCWERPEDMDTLRSVYKIDRDHPGSDVAGETAAALAAASIVFRARDPGYSHLLLDRAVKVFEFADRHRGAYSSSLHSAVCPFYCDNNGYQDELLWAAAWLHKASRRREYREYIIRNEVVLRAGDTINEFGWDNKHAGINVLISKEVLMGKSNELKSFQINADSFICSILPGISHPQVQYSPGGLIFKAGGSNMQHVTSLSFLLLVYSNYLSHANHAVPCGQKSAAPALLKRLAKHQVDYILGDNPMRMSYMVGYGARYPQRIHHRGSSLPSVRAHPARIGCKAGSRYFLSPNPNPNLLVGAVVGGPNSSDAFPDSRPFFQESEPTTYINAPLVGLLAYFSAHHN, encoded by the exons ATGGCGCCAAATTCCCGCCTTTTTCTAGCCGTTTTTGTCacattttctctctttttttctcCCGCATTTTCTGCTCATGATTACGCAAATGCCCTGAAGAAAAGCATCTTGTTCTTCGAGGGCCAGCGCTCCGGGAAGCTCCCGCCCGATCAACGCCTCCGGTGGCGCCGCGACTCCGCCTTGCACGATGGTTCCACTGCCGGAGTTGACCTCACTGGTGGCTACTATGACGCAG GCGACAACGTAAAATTCGGGTTCCCGATGGCCTTCACCACCACAATGCTCGCATGGAGCGTAATCGACATGAAACGAAACTTAGGCTCCGAATACGGGAACGCTTTAAAAGCAGTAAAATGGGGAACAGATTATTTACTGAAAGCAACGGCGAAGCCAAACACGGTGTATGTCCAAGTGGGCGACGCATTTTCCGACCACAACTGCTGGGAGAGACCAGAAGACATGGACACATTGAGAAGCGTGTACAAGATTGATAGAGACCACCCTGGATCCGACGTGGCGGGCGAAACGGCCGCTGCATTGGCTGCCGCGTCGATTGTTTTCAGGGCACGTGACCCTGGTTACTCGCACCTGCTCCTCGATCGTGCTGTTAAA GTGTTCGAGTTTGCGGACAGGCACCGAGGAGCATACAGTTCGAGTCTCCACTCTGCGGTTTGCCCATTTTACTGTGACAATAATGGTTACCAG GACGAGTTGTTGTGGGCAGCGGCGTGGTTGCACAAGGCATCAAGGAGGCGAGAGTACAGAGAATATATTATCAGAAACGAGGTTGTTTTAAGAGCGGGTGACACCATTAATGAGTTCGGTTGGGATAACAAACATGCCGGTATTAATGTTCTCATTTCCAAG GAAGTGCTGATGGGAAAATCAAATGAACTAAAATCGTTCCAGATCAATGCTGATAGCTTCATCTGCTCCATATTGCCTGGCATTTCCCATCCCCAAGTCCAATATTCCCCCg GTGGACTTATCTTTAAGGCTGGAGGAAGTAACATGCAGCATGTAACCTCCCTATCATTCTTACTTCTGGTGTATTCTAATTATCTTAGCCACGCCAATCATGCTGTGCCATGTGGCCAGAAATCCGCCGCCCCTGCTCTTCTCAAACGCCTCGCCAAACATCAG GTCGACTATATTCTAGGAGATAATCCAATGAGAATGTCATATATGGTTGGATATGGTGCACGTTACCCACAGAGGATCCACCACCGAGGAAGCTCACTGCCATCTGTAAGGGCTCACCCGGCCCGAATAGGGTGTAAGGCAGGATCTAGGTACTTTCTGAGCCCAAATCCTAACCCGAATCTACTAGTTGGAGCAGTGGTGGGTGGCCCCAACAGCTCTGATGCATTCCCCGACTCCAGGCCTTTCTTCCAAGAATCGGAGCCCACTACTTATATCAATGCGCCATTAGTGGGCCTACTAGCTTACTTTTCAGCCCATCATAACTGA
- the LOC108199291 gene encoding phosphoglucomutase, cytoplasmic has translation MVNFKVSRVESAPIDGQKPGTSGLRKKVKVFTQPHYLHNFVQSTFNALSADKVRGATLVVSGDGRYYSKDAIQIIIKMAAANGVRRVWVGQNGLLSTPAVSAVIRERVGADGSKASGGFILTASHNPGGPNEDFGIKYNMENGGPAPEGITDKIYENTKTIKEYLIAEDLPDVDISVVGVTKFEGPEGQFDVDVFDSASDYVKLMKSIFDFQSIQKLVASPQFSFCYDALHGVAGAYAKRIFVEELGAQESSLLNCVPKEDFGGGHPDPNLTYAKELVARMGLGKSQAEHEPPEFGAAADGDADRNMVLGKRFFVTPSDSVAIIAANAVQSIPYFSSGLKGVARSMPTSAALDVVAKNLNLKFFEVPTGWKFFGNLMDAGMCSVCGEESFGTGSDHIREKDGIWAVLAWLSILAYKNKENLGGGKLVTVEDIVRQHWATYGRHYYTRYDYENVDAGAAKDLMANLVKLQSSLSEVNNIVKGIRSDVSNVANADEFEYKDPVDGSVSKHQGVRYLFEDGSRLVFRLSGTGSEGATIRLYIEQYEKDSSKIGRDSQDALAPLVEVALKLSKMQEFTGRSAPTVIT, from the exons ATGGTGAATTTCAAGGTCTCTCGTGTTGAATCTGCGCCTATTGATGGCCAAAAACCAGGCACTTCTGGTTTGAGAAAGAAG GTGAAAGTATTCACACAACCTCATTACTTGCATAACTTTGTTCAGTCTACCTTCAATGCCCTTTCAGCAGATAAAGTTAGAG GTGCTACACTTGTTGTTTCGGGTGATGGCCGCTACTACTCTAAGGATGCTATCCAG ATAATAATTAAAATGGCTGCTGCAAATGGAGTAAGACGTGTCTGGGTTGGTCAAAACGGACTGCTCTCAACTCCTGCTGTCTCAGCTGTTATACGAGAAAGGGTTGGGGCTGAT GGATCCAAGGCATCTGGAGGATTTATATTAACTGCAAGCCACAACCCAGGTGGGCCCAATGAG GATTTTGGTATCAAGTATAATATGGAAAATGGTGGACCTGCTCCTGAAGGAATCACGGACAAAATCTATGAGAACACGAAAACAATAAAGGAATATCTGATTGCTGAAGACCTGCCAGAT GTGGATATCTCTGTAGTTGGTGTTACAAAGTTTGAGGGTCCTGAGGGTCAATTTGATGTTGATGTATTCGATTCGGCCAGTGATTATGTGAAATTGATGAA gtcaatatttgattttcagTCTATCCAGAAGTTAGTTGCATCTCCACAATTCTCATTTTG TTATGATGCACTTCATGGAGTTGCCGGTGCTTATGCTAAACGTATATTTGTTGAAGAACTTGGTGCACAGGAGAGCTCATTGCTAAACTGCGTGCCAAAG GAGGATTTTGGCGGAGGACATCCAGATCCCAATCTGACCTATGCAAAAGAATTGGTAGCACGTATGGGGTTGGGTAAATCACAGGCTGAACATGAGCCACCAGAATTTGGCGCTGCTGCTGATGGTGATGCGGATCGTAATATGGTCCTCGGTAAAAG GTTTTTCGTGACTCCATCTGATTCAGTTGCTATTATCGCTGCAAATGCAGTCCAGTCCATACCTTACTTCTCATCTGGTCTAAAGGGAGTTGCCAG GAGTATGCCTACATCAGCTGCTCTTGATGTTGTAGCCAAAAATCTGAACTTAAAGTTCTTTGAG GTGCCCACTGGATGGAAGTTCTTTGGTAACTTGATGGATGCTGGTATGTGTTCAGTTTGCGGTGAAGAAAGTTTTGGAACTG GCTCAGACCATATACGCGAGAAAGATGGCATATGGGCTGTTCTAGCTTGGTTATCTATTCTTGCTTATAAGAATAAGGAGAATCTCGGTGGGGGAAAGCTTGTGACTGTTGAAGACATTGTGCGCCAGCACTGGGCTACCTATGGAAGGCACTATTATACACGATATGATTATGAG AATGTTGATGCAGGTGCAGCAAAGGATCTAATGGCAAACTTGGTCAAATTGCAATCTTCTCTTAGCGAAGTTAACAA CATTGTGAAAGGAATAAGGTCCGACGTGTCAAATGTTGCAAATGCCGACGAATTCGAATACAAAGATCCCGTTGATGGTTCTGTCTCGAAACATCAGGGGGTTAGATATCTCTTTGAAGATGGATCACGACTG GTTTTCCGTTTATCTGGAACTGGCTCCGAGGGTGCTACTATTCGTCTTTATATCGAGCAGTATGAAAAGGATTCGTCTAAAATCGGAAGAGACTCTCAAGATGCTCTTGCTCCTCTG GTTGAGGTTGCTCTCAAGTTATCGAAAATGCAAGAATTTACTGGCCGATCTGCCCCAACCGTCATTACATAG
- the LOC108197592 gene encoding cysteine-rich receptor-like protein kinase 43 isoform X1, whose protein sequence is MNNKSPKNIFQAFTKHFRFHSKKEEQGDEMEKIAAQEQKVFAFETLVSATKDFHPDRKLGQGGFGPVFKGKLSDGREIAVKKLSQNSGQGKKEFMNEAKLLSRVQHRNVVSLLGYCSHEEEKLLVYEYVANESLDKFLFNSGRQGALDWKRRYDIISGVARGLLYLHQDSHICIIHRDIKASNILLDDKWIPKIADFGMARLYPEDQTHVNTRVAGTNGYMAPEYVMHGKLSVKADVFSFGVLILELISGQKNSTFNQDSSSQNLLDWAYHLYKKNKTLEIADPVLASSADPDQVAMCIQIGLLCVQADPSLRPTMHHVILMLSKKHGALNEPTRPGYPGSRYRRSRRPNASSSTPGTSGRDDSQSYSTTNSNSASASAGASASTSGTRSDSRGKRPMESWNN, encoded by the exons ATGAACAACAAATCaccaaaaaatattttccagGCTTTCACTAAGCATTTCAGATTCCACTCCAAAAAGG AGGAACAGGGAGATGAAATGGAAAAGATTGCTGCCCAGGAGCAAAAGGTGTTTGCTTTTGAGACTTTAGTTTCTGCTACTAAAGATTTTCACCCTGATCGCAAACTTGGGCAAGGAGGGTTTGGTCCTGTTTTTAAG GGGAAATTGAGTGATGGGAGGGAGATTGCTGTTAAGAAACTTTCTCAAAATTCCGGTCAAGGAAAGAAAGAGTTCATGAATGAGGCGAAATTGCTGTCTCGTGTACAGCATAGAAACGTTGTTAGTTTGTTGGGATATTGTTCACATGAAGAAGAGAAGCTGCTTGTGTATGAGTATGTAGCGAATGAGAGTCTTGACAAGTTTCTTTTCA ATTCAGGAAGACAAGGAGCTCTTGATTGGAAGAGGCGGTATGACATAATATCAGGTGTTGCTAGAGGTTTGCTCTATCTTCATCAAGATTCGCACATATGCATCATCCACCGGGACATAAAGGCCAGCAATATTCTACTAGATGATAAATGGATACCCAAGATTGCAGATTTTGGAATGGCACGACTCTATCCTGAAGACCAAACACATGTTAACACCCGTGTAGCTGGTACCAA TGGGTATATGGCTCCGGAATATGTTATGCATGGCAAATTATCAGTCAAGGCAGATGTTTTTAGCTTCGGTGTTCTAATTCTGGAGCTCATTAGCGGTCAAAAGAATTCCACTTTTAACCAAGATTCAAGCTCTCAGAATTTGTTGGATTGG GCATACCATCTTTACAAGAAAAACAAAACCCTGGAGATTGCAGATCCTGTTTTAGCATCTTCAGCAGATCCTGATCAGGTAGCAATGTGCATCCAAATCGGATTACTATGCGTTCAAGCTGATCCGTCTTTACGCCCTACTATGCATCATGTCATTCTCATGCTGTCAAAGAAGCATGGAGCACTAAACGAACCAACAAGACCAGGATATCCTGGTTCAAGGTACCGAAGGTCTCGCAGGCCTAATGCTTCATCTTCTACGCCTGGAACTAGTGGCCGAGACGACTCTCAATCTTATTCAACTACAAATAGCAATAGTGCTAGTGCTAGTGCAGGAGCAAGTGCAAGCACCTCAGGAACTAGATCAGATTCTCGTGGTAAAAGACCCATGGAAAGTTGGAACAATTAG
- the LOC108197592 gene encoding cysteine-rich receptor-like protein kinase 43 isoform X2 — protein MNNKSPKNIFQAFTKHFRFHSKKEEQGDEMEKIAAQEQKVFAFETLVSATKDFHPDRKLGQGGFGPVFKGKLSDGREIAVKKLSQNSGQGKKEFMNEAKLLSRVQHRNVVSLLGYCSHEEEKLLVYEYVANESLDKFLFSVARGLLYLHQDSHICIIHRDIKASNILLDDKWIPKIADFGMARLYPEDQTHVNTRVAGTNGYMAPEYVMHGKLSVKADVFSFGVLILELISGQKNSTFNQDSSSQNLLDWAYHLYKKNKTLEIADPVLASSADPDQVAMCIQIGLLCVQADPSLRPTMHHVILMLSKKHGALNEPTRPGYPGSRYRRSRRPNASSSTPGTSGRDDSQSYSTTNSNSASASAGASASTSGTRSDSRGKRPMESWNN, from the exons ATGAACAACAAATCaccaaaaaatattttccagGCTTTCACTAAGCATTTCAGATTCCACTCCAAAAAGG AGGAACAGGGAGATGAAATGGAAAAGATTGCTGCCCAGGAGCAAAAGGTGTTTGCTTTTGAGACTTTAGTTTCTGCTACTAAAGATTTTCACCCTGATCGCAAACTTGGGCAAGGAGGGTTTGGTCCTGTTTTTAAG GGGAAATTGAGTGATGGGAGGGAGATTGCTGTTAAGAAACTTTCTCAAAATTCCGGTCAAGGAAAGAAAGAGTTCATGAATGAGGCGAAATTGCTGTCTCGTGTACAGCATAGAAACGTTGTTAGTTTGTTGGGATATTGTTCACATGAAGAAGAGAAGCTGCTTGTGTATGAGTATGTAGCGAATGAGAGTCTTGACAAGTTTCTTTTCA GTGTTGCTAGAGGTTTGCTCTATCTTCATCAAGATTCGCACATATGCATCATCCACCGGGACATAAAGGCCAGCAATATTCTACTAGATGATAAATGGATACCCAAGATTGCAGATTTTGGAATGGCACGACTCTATCCTGAAGACCAAACACATGTTAACACCCGTGTAGCTGGTACCAA TGGGTATATGGCTCCGGAATATGTTATGCATGGCAAATTATCAGTCAAGGCAGATGTTTTTAGCTTCGGTGTTCTAATTCTGGAGCTCATTAGCGGTCAAAAGAATTCCACTTTTAACCAAGATTCAAGCTCTCAGAATTTGTTGGATTGG GCATACCATCTTTACAAGAAAAACAAAACCCTGGAGATTGCAGATCCTGTTTTAGCATCTTCAGCAGATCCTGATCAGGTAGCAATGTGCATCCAAATCGGATTACTATGCGTTCAAGCTGATCCGTCTTTACGCCCTACTATGCATCATGTCATTCTCATGCTGTCAAAGAAGCATGGAGCACTAAACGAACCAACAAGACCAGGATATCCTGGTTCAAGGTACCGAAGGTCTCGCAGGCCTAATGCTTCATCTTCTACGCCTGGAACTAGTGGCCGAGACGACTCTCAATCTTATTCAACTACAAATAGCAATAGTGCTAGTGCTAGTGCAGGAGCAAGTGCAAGCACCTCAGGAACTAGATCAGATTCTCGTGGTAAAAGACCCATGGAAAGTTGGAACAATTAG
- the LOC108197592 gene encoding cysteine-rich receptor-like protein kinase 43 isoform X3: MEKIAAQEQKVFAFETLVSATKDFHPDRKLGQGGFGPVFKGKLSDGREIAVKKLSQNSGQGKKEFMNEAKLLSRVQHRNVVSLLGYCSHEEEKLLVYEYVANESLDKFLFNSGRQGALDWKRRYDIISGVARGLLYLHQDSHICIIHRDIKASNILLDDKWIPKIADFGMARLYPEDQTHVNTRVAGTNGYMAPEYVMHGKLSVKADVFSFGVLILELISGQKNSTFNQDSSSQNLLDWAYHLYKKNKTLEIADPVLASSADPDQVAMCIQIGLLCVQADPSLRPTMHHVILMLSKKHGALNEPTRPGYPGSRYRRSRRPNASSSTPGTSGRDDSQSYSTTNSNSASASAGASASTSGTRSDSRGKRPMESWNN, translated from the exons ATGGAAAAGATTGCTGCCCAGGAGCAAAAGGTGTTTGCTTTTGAGACTTTAGTTTCTGCTACTAAAGATTTTCACCCTGATCGCAAACTTGGGCAAGGAGGGTTTGGTCCTGTTTTTAAG GGGAAATTGAGTGATGGGAGGGAGATTGCTGTTAAGAAACTTTCTCAAAATTCCGGTCAAGGAAAGAAAGAGTTCATGAATGAGGCGAAATTGCTGTCTCGTGTACAGCATAGAAACGTTGTTAGTTTGTTGGGATATTGTTCACATGAAGAAGAGAAGCTGCTTGTGTATGAGTATGTAGCGAATGAGAGTCTTGACAAGTTTCTTTTCA ATTCAGGAAGACAAGGAGCTCTTGATTGGAAGAGGCGGTATGACATAATATCAGGTGTTGCTAGAGGTTTGCTCTATCTTCATCAAGATTCGCACATATGCATCATCCACCGGGACATAAAGGCCAGCAATATTCTACTAGATGATAAATGGATACCCAAGATTGCAGATTTTGGAATGGCACGACTCTATCCTGAAGACCAAACACATGTTAACACCCGTGTAGCTGGTACCAA TGGGTATATGGCTCCGGAATATGTTATGCATGGCAAATTATCAGTCAAGGCAGATGTTTTTAGCTTCGGTGTTCTAATTCTGGAGCTCATTAGCGGTCAAAAGAATTCCACTTTTAACCAAGATTCAAGCTCTCAGAATTTGTTGGATTGG GCATACCATCTTTACAAGAAAAACAAAACCCTGGAGATTGCAGATCCTGTTTTAGCATCTTCAGCAGATCCTGATCAGGTAGCAATGTGCATCCAAATCGGATTACTATGCGTTCAAGCTGATCCGTCTTTACGCCCTACTATGCATCATGTCATTCTCATGCTGTCAAAGAAGCATGGAGCACTAAACGAACCAACAAGACCAGGATATCCTGGTTCAAGGTACCGAAGGTCTCGCAGGCCTAATGCTTCATCTTCTACGCCTGGAACTAGTGGCCGAGACGACTCTCAATCTTATTCAACTACAAATAGCAATAGTGCTAGTGCTAGTGCAGGAGCAAGTGCAAGCACCTCAGGAACTAGATCAGATTCTCGTGGTAAAAGACCCATGGAAAGTTGGAACAATTAG